A genomic segment from Arcobacter acticola encodes:
- a CDS encoding tRNA (5-methylaminomethyl-2-thiouridine)(34)-methyltransferase MnmD produces MQNNINSIVATKDGSNTLFSKLYNQHYHNPDDGAINEALSKHIIPAFTFHKDKKELTILDICFGIGYNTFSTIYYVLQNNLDIKLNIYSPELDGKLVNSLDSFDFPKEFENIKHIIKSVAQTGQYKDDKINIEIYIGDARMHIKGLNLDSFDIVYQDAFSSDVNFELWTKEYFDDIYKLCKDDCVMSSYAIATPIRLSMNEASFYIYEHRPLKRKITLAFKQKQETIGKFVDMDLKKQRNKEAVALYDKVV; encoded by the coding sequence TTGCAAAACAATATAAACTCAATAGTAGCCACAAAAGATGGCTCAAATACCCTATTTTCAAAACTTTATAATCAACACTATCATAATCCTGATGATGGAGCTATAAACGAAGCTTTGAGTAAACATATCATTCCTGCTTTTACATTTCACAAAGATAAAAAAGAACTAACTATTTTAGATATTTGTTTTGGCATTGGATATAACACTTTCTCTACTATTTATTATGTTTTACAAAACAATCTTGATATAAAGTTAAATATTTATTCACCTGAACTTGATGGAAAACTTGTGAACTCACTTGATAGCTTTGATTTTCCAAAAGAGTTTGAGAATATAAAACATATAATAAAATCTGTAGCACAAACAGGGCAATATAAAGATGACAAAATTAATATAGAAATCTATATTGGTGATGCCAGAATGCATATTAAAGGCTTAAATCTTGACTCTTTTGATATAGTTTATCAAGATGCATTTTCAAGTGATGTAAATTTTGAGCTATGGACAAAAGAGTATTTTGATGATATTTATAAGCTTTGTAAAGATGATTGTGTTATGAGTTCTTATGCAATTGCCACGCCTATTAGGCTATCTATGAATGAAGCTTCTTTTTATATTTATGAACATAGACCACTTAAAAGAAAAATCACATTAGCTTTTAAACAAAAGCAAGAAACAATTGGAAAGTTTGTGGATATGGATTTAAAAAAACAGAGAAATAAAGAGGCTGTGGCTTTGTATGATAAAGTAGTTTAA
- the luxS gene encoding S-ribosylhomocysteine lyase: MPLLDSFKVDHTIMPAPAVRVAKTMKSPSGDIITVFDLRFCVPNQSMLSEKGIHTLEHLFAGFIRNHLNSDKVEIIDVSPMGCRTGFYMSLLGNPDEKTVGAAWRASMEDVLAVEKQEDIPELNIYQCGTCAMHSLDEAKDIARDILKSDIGVMSNEELYLSDEKLNALGN, encoded by the coding sequence ATGCCATTATTAGATAGCTTTAAAGTTGACCATACTATCATGCCAGCACCAGCAGTAAGAGTTGCAAAAACTATGAAATCACCATCGGGAGATATTATTACAGTTTTTGATTTAAGATTTTGTGTACCTAATCAATCTATGTTAAGTGAAAAAGGTATTCACACACTAGAGCATTTATTTGCAGGTTTTATTAGAAATCATCTGAACTCTGACAAGGTAGAAATCATCGATGTTTCACCAATGGGTTGTAGAACTGGTTTTTATATGAGTTTACTTGGAAATCCAGATGAAAAAACTGTGGGAGCAGCGTGGAGAGCTTCGATGGAAGATGTTCTAGCTGTTGAGAAACAAGAAGATATTCCAGAATTAAATATCTACCAATGTGGAACTTGTGCAATGCATTCACTTGATGAGGCAAAAGATATTGCAAGAGATATTTTAAAATCTGACATTGGTGTTATGTCAAATGAAGAGTTATATCTTAGTGATGAAAAACTAAACGCTTTAGGAAACTAA
- a CDS encoding response regulator transcription factor produces MELSDLSVLYIMDNQDKEENLYSLLCNTVNKVTCTSTILESKQQYIKQSPCLIIIDSDFENRDIIDFLIKLRSDDIKTAFIVLSKNKNNQYLSELLELYITKYIIKPFSEDKLIEALNKCMEIIERRIYSNFKLANGIFFNFQTQSIIKNDESYVLNKKESLLINLFIQNQGRIITYEEIEYHIWNNECTTAALKSLIRDLRKKTFKNIIKNYSGIGYKLELKNIPQQLS; encoded by the coding sequence ATGGAATTAAGTGATTTATCTGTACTTTATATCATGGATAATCAAGATAAAGAAGAGAATTTATACTCTCTTCTTTGCAATACTGTAAATAAAGTAACTTGTACTTCAACTATACTTGAATCAAAACAACAATACATCAAACAATCACCTTGTTTAATCATCATTGATAGTGATTTTGAAAATAGAGATATTATTGATTTTTTAATCAAGCTAAGAAGTGATGATATAAAAACTGCCTTTATTGTTTTATCAAAAAACAAAAATAACCAATATCTAAGTGAGTTATTAGAACTTTACATCACAAAATATATCATAAAACCTTTTAGTGAGGATAAACTAATAGAAGCTTTAAATAAATGTATGGAAATTATTGAAAGAAGAATATATAGTAATTTCAAACTTGCAAATGGAATCTTTTTTAACTTCCAAACTCAAAGTATTATAAAAAATGATGAATCATATGTTTTAAATAAAAAAGAGAGTTTATTAATTAACTTATTCATTCAAAACCAAGGAAGAATAATCACCTATGAAGAAATCGAATATCATATTTGGAATAACGAGTGTACAACTGCCGCACTAAAATCACTAATCAGAGATTTAAGAAAAAAAACTTTTAAAAATATCATAAAAAACTACTCAGGGATAGGATACAAACTAGAACTTAAAAATATTCCTCAACAACTTTCTTAA
- a CDS encoding cysteine hydrolase family protein: MENTALILIDLQNDYFGSFEGAKWQLNETEKAASNALKILTKFREKNMKIVHVRHEFAIENPPFFAPNSQGAKIHDTLTPKENESQILKHNVNAFKDTNLKEILDDSNITNVIIVGAMSYMCIDAVTRAASDFGYKCFVAHDACTTSDVEFNSIKVEAAIAHAAFMAALQFAYAKVETTNEILELL, encoded by the coding sequence ATGGAAAATACAGCATTGATATTAATAGATTTACAAAACGACTACTTTGGAAGCTTTGAAGGTGCAAAATGGCAACTAAATGAAACAGAAAAAGCAGCTTCAAATGCTTTAAAAATATTGACTAAATTTAGAGAAAAGAACATGAAAATAGTTCATGTAAGACATGAATTTGCTATTGAGAATCCACCATTTTTCGCCCCAAACTCACAAGGTGCAAAAATTCACGATACTTTAACACCAAAAGAAAATGAATCTCAAATCTTAAAACACAATGTTAATGCATTTAAAGATACAAATCTAAAAGAAATCTTGGATGATTCTAATATTACAAATGTTATTATCGTAGGAGCAATGTCATATATGTGTATTGATGCAGTTACAAGAGCAGCTAGTGATTTTGGATATAAGTGTTTTGTAGCTCACGATGCTTGTACTACAAGTGATGTGGAATTTAATAGTATTAAAGTTGAAGCAGCAATAGCACACGCAGCATTCATGGCAGCACTTCAATTTGCTTATGCAAAAGTTGAAACAACAAATGAGATTTTAGAATTATTATAA
- a CDS encoding AAA family ATPase codes for MELVYLWVEDYKNIQKQGFNFSPRFRCEYDEDTKELKIVDKEETGEFYPKNFFGDNINITAIVGENGSGKSSIFEVLSKILIVNSGLEVFNYFFVLNDGLKNICYTNNIDILNTDITIEKHIPRQLVDGKLSRGITNHNIALKKYFDVSYLNISHLERDGIIKNDYPSPDDLIKYYGIYRKNDSELYKEDSLYPTFSGFKLSQFNFFQTFAIGNLLIDDKYKKLFFELFKIKQPHSIKINYDKTKLNDIKISNTPNGDSARAIDASVPDKIDKIVEFLNKIKDNLIIESDDYKTFFTLISSVYNLETNFQLTFQTEDGKDIKLSAGEKTILFYLERIDLMLSRFEKDKCNILLFDEIELYLHPNWQKRILKIILDFIKEIGLSKKLHIIITSHSPFILSDLPKENVIFLENGKQVDVDINPFGANIHTLLSHGFFMKDGLMGEFAKSKIDDVIKYLNNDKKNTITTDKDAQNIINIIGEPIIKRELQRMLKNKMELSNKTEIDTIKDKIKLLTERLEKLELKDDK; via the coding sequence ATGGAATTAGTTTATCTTTGGGTTGAGGATTATAAGAATATACAAAAGCAGGGGTTTAATTTTTCGCCTAGGTTTAGGTGTGAGTATGATGAAGATACAAAAGAATTAAAAATTGTTGATAAAGAAGAAACTGGAGAATTTTATCCTAAAAACTTTTTTGGTGATAATATAAATATTACTGCTATTGTTGGAGAGAATGGGAGTGGGAAGAGCAGTATATTTGAAGTATTATCAAAAATACTAATAGTTAATAGCGGGTTAGAAGTATTTAACTATTTTTTTGTTTTAAATGATGGTTTGAAAAATATTTGTTATACAAATAATATAGATATCTTAAATACAGATATAACTATAGAAAAACATATTCCAAGACAACTAGTAGATGGAAAATTAAGTCGTGGAATAACTAATCACAATATAGCTTTAAAAAAATATTTTGATGTAAGTTATCTCAACATATCTCATTTAGAAAGAGATGGCATTATAAAAAATGACTATCCAAGCCCCGATGACCTTATAAAGTATTATGGTATTTATAGAAAAAATGATTCTGAATTATATAAAGAAGATAGTTTGTATCCAACTTTTTCAGGATTTAAACTTTCACAATTTAACTTTTTTCAAACTTTTGCAATAGGTAATTTATTGATTGATGATAAATACAAAAAGCTTTTTTTTGAACTTTTTAAAATAAAACAGCCACATAGTATTAAAATTAACTATGATAAAACAAAGCTTAATGATATAAAAATTTCTAATACACCAAATGGTGATTCAGCAAGAGCAATAGATGCAAGTGTCCCTGATAAGATTGATAAAATAGTAGAGTTTTTAAACAAAATAAAAGACAATTTAATTATTGAAAGTGATGATTATAAAACTTTTTTTACATTGATTTCATCTGTATATAATTTAGAAACAAATTTTCAATTAACTTTTCAAACAGAAGATGGTAAAGATATAAAATTAAGTGCAGGTGAAAAAACAATTCTATTTTATTTGGAAAGAATAGATTTGATGTTATCAAGATTTGAAAAAGATAAATGCAATATATTACTTTTTGATGAAATAGAATTATATCTTCATCCAAATTGGCAAAAACGAATTTTAAAAATAATACTTGATTTTATTAAAGAAATAGGATTGTCGAAAAAACTACATATCATTATAACTTCTCATTCCCCATTCATCCTTTCAGACCTACCAAAAGAAAATGTAATATTCTTAGAAAATGGAAAGCAAGTAGATGTAGATATAAACCCATTCGGAGCAAATATTCATACTTTACTTTCTCATGGTTTTTTTATGAAAGATGGACTTATGGGTGAGTTTGCGAAAAGTAAAATTGATGATGTGATAAAATATTTAAACAATGACAAAAAGAATACCATAACAACTGATAAAGATGCTCAAAATATTATAAATATAATTGGTGAACCAATCATAAAAAGAGAACTTCAACGAATGCTAAAAAATAAAATGGAGTTGTCAAATAAAACAGAAATTGATACAATAAAAGACAAGATAAAACTTTTAACTGAAAGATTAGAAAAATTAGAGCTAAAGGATGATAAATGA
- a CDS encoding nucleotidyltransferase family protein: MSINDIYEKLRLIKPILSNDGINILGVFGSYARGDYTNNSDIDILYEIKDIKEFMEKYKGFSAFSKLADTKEFLKKELNKEVDFVDKDSLNEIGKEFILKEVKYV, from the coding sequence ATGAGTATAAATGATATTTATGAAAAACTAAGACTTATTAAACCAATTCTTTCTAATGATGGCATAAATATTCTTGGAGTTTTTGGTTCGTATGCTAGAGGTGATTATACAAATAATAGTGATATAGACATACTTTATGAGATAAAAGATATAAAAGAGTTTATGGAAAAATACAAAGGTTTTAGTGCATTTTCAAAACTTGCAGATACAAAAGAGTTTTTAAAAAAAGAGTTAAATAAAGAAGTTGATTTTGTGGATAAAGACTCCTTAAATGAGATAGGAAAAGAGTTTATTTTAAAAGAAGTGAAATATGTCTAA
- a CDS encoding HepT-like ribonuclease domain-containing protein, with translation MSNLSVYAKTKFILKMIDNIKRIITKHGGIVKALEDELEAQPAILMALLQIGESLNKIDKEVIKKYDLEQEAKGSYDVRNFIAHDYERVRLEIVEDILRSGLEELEEKILKLSADFE, from the coding sequence ATGTCTAATCTTTCGGTTTATGCGAAAACAAAATTTATCTTAAAAATGATAGATAATATTAAAAGAATTATCACAAAACATGGTGGAATAGTAAAAGCTTTAGAAGATGAACTTGAAGCACAACCTGCCATTTTAATGGCCTTACTTCAAATTGGCGAAAGTCTAAATAAGATTGATAAAGAGGTAATCAAAAAATATGATTTAGAACAAGAAGCCAAAGGCTCTTATGATGTAAGAAACTTTATAGCTCACGATTATGAAAGAGTTAGATTAGAAATAGTTGAAGATATTTTAAGAAGTGGTTTAGAAGAACTTGAAGAGAAGATTTTAAAACTTAGTGCTGATTTTGAGTAA
- a CDS encoding MlaE family ABC transporter permease, with product MRDYDFEIKELADNNFELILLNTWNKETLNKNIQALNKLNIKKNSKLIVNFQNLKECDNSAIIYLISYFKTFQEENITLENLLKHERKYKFYEKHYQDNKLIEKKEIHFIENIGRAANDIFLSFVDFTKFLGKIFYFFIYSLFNPRKMRIKAMFKYIDSSAVNALFIVGITSFLVGVVIAYQGAVQLEKFGANIFIVEMITITMFREIAPLVTAIVIAGRSASSYTAEIGAMKITDEIDAMRTMNFEPMLFLTLPRIFALVISLPLLVFFADIVGVFGGMVIAYIDLDVTFREFIIRIGTEVPLKHFLLGIFKSIFFGMAIAIIGCYRGFQVQNNTTSIGKFTTISVVNAIFVVIALNAIFSVIFTQIGI from the coding sequence ATGAGAGATTATGATTTTGAAATAAAAGAATTAGCTGATAATAATTTTGAACTAATATTACTAAATACTTGGAATAAAGAGACTCTTAATAAAAATATTCAAGCTTTAAATAAATTAAATATTAAAAAAAACTCAAAACTAATAGTAAATTTTCAAAACCTAAAAGAGTGTGATAACTCAGCAATAATCTATCTTATATCTTATTTTAAAACTTTTCAAGAAGAAAACATTACATTAGAAAACCTTTTAAAGCATGAAAGAAAATATAAATTTTATGAAAAACATTATCAAGATAATAAGCTAATAGAAAAGAAAGAGATTCATTTTATAGAAAATATTGGTAGAGCAGCAAACGATATTTTTTTATCTTTTGTGGATTTTACAAAATTCTTAGGAAAAATATTTTATTTTTTCATATATTCTTTATTTAATCCACGTAAAATGAGAATAAAAGCAATGTTTAAATACATAGATAGCTCTGCTGTTAATGCTTTATTTATAGTTGGAATCACCTCTTTTTTAGTGGGAGTTGTTATTGCTTATCAAGGGGCTGTTCAGCTTGAAAAGTTTGGTGCAAATATTTTTATAGTTGAAATGATTACTATTACTATGTTTAGAGAAATTGCTCCTTTGGTAACTGCAATTGTAATAGCAGGGCGAAGTGCTAGTTCTTACACTGCTGAAATTGGAGCTATGAAAATAACCGATGAAATAGATGCTATGAGAACTATGAATTTTGAACCAATGCTATTTTTAACACTTCCTCGGATTTTTGCTTTAGTAATATCTTTGCCATTATTGGTTTTTTTTGCTGATATTGTGGGAGTATTTGGTGGTATGGTTATTGCCTATATTGATTTAGATGTGACTTTTAGAGAATTTATTATACGAATTGGAACAGAAGTACCACTAAAACACTTTTTACTTGGAATATTTAAATCAATATTTTTTGGAATGGCAATAGCAATAATTGGATGCTATAGAGGGTTTCAAGTACAAAACAATACTACAAGTATAGGAAAATTTACAACTATTAGTGTGGTAAATGCGATTTTTGTGGTTATTGCTTTAAATGCAATTTTTTCAGTAATCTTTACTCAGATAGGTATATAA
- a CDS encoding ABC transporter ATP-binding protein translates to MEIIKVENLSTIFGENIVHNNISFSINEKEIFGVLGGSGSGKTVLVKQIVMLSGIQKGSIKIFDKDISNLNLEQSQEVKQQFSYLFQFGALFSFLTVIENIAVMLKEYTDLPNDLIEQIAYTNLEIVGLPKNCANLYPSEISGGMKKRVALARSLALEPKILFLDEPTSGLDPASTQMINELILYLRDVLNITIVIITHDLETIKTVLDRFIILKKDIIFDGNIKDAMNSDNEFIKDFLTNKKAL, encoded by the coding sequence ATGGAAATCATAAAAGTAGAAAATTTATCCACTATATTTGGTGAAAATATTGTTCACAATAATATTTCGTTTTCAATAAATGAAAAAGAGATATTTGGAGTATTAGGCGGAAGTGGTTCGGGTAAAACTGTACTTGTAAAACAAATAGTAATGCTAAGTGGAATTCAAAAAGGTAGTATTAAAATCTTTGATAAAGATATTTCAAATTTAAATTTAGAACAAAGCCAAGAAGTAAAACAGCAGTTTTCTTATCTTTTTCAGTTTGGGGCTTTATTTTCTTTTTTAACTGTTATTGAAAATATTGCAGTGATGCTAAAAGAGTATACAGATTTACCTAATGATTTAATAGAACAAATAGCATATACAAACCTAGAAATTGTAGGACTTCCAAAAAATTGTGCAAATTTATATCCTTCTGAAATAAGTGGTGGTATGAAAAAAAGAGTAGCACTTGCAAGAAGTTTAGCCCTAGAGCCAAAGATTTTATTTCTAGATGAGCCAACAAGTGGTTTGGATCCTGCTAGTACTCAAATGATAAATGAATTGATATTATATTTAAGGGATGTGTTAAATATAACAATAGTTATAATAACCCATGATTTAGAAACAATAAAAACCGTATTAGATAGATTTATAATACTAAAAAAAGATATTATCTTTGATGGAAATATCAAAGATGCTATGAACTCAGATAATGAGTTTATAAAAGATTTTTTAACAAATAAAAAGGCTTTATAA
- a CDS encoding MlaD family protein, with translation MDTKINFFKIGMFIVIFTIALLGVIFWLGKYGFEKQKFDEYSIFFEESISGLNIGSSIKYKGFEVGNVSEIKINPNNSEEIQINVLIKKGTPIKEDNYAMLGNLGITGLKYIELKGGSNESALLKENKDRVKLIPSRTSALTSLFDSTQDITTEVMLVLNQIKKVLDDKNIDKFSQFLVKGESSLTNINQLTEYLVANEKKIDELLDEVSGLVKNGNNSLKGVNKTADSLTKTANSFKELSTELQAELKKGSFNLKELSQESFDKLDNVLNSLDETLIQTQKFVDDLNQSPSDLIFKQKPIKYGPGEIDEK, from the coding sequence ATGGATACTAAAATTAATTTTTTTAAAATTGGAATGTTTATAGTCATTTTTACAATAGCACTTTTAGGTGTTATATTTTGGTTAGGAAAATATGGTTTTGAAAAACAAAAGTTTGATGAATACTCAATCTTTTTTGAAGAATCAATTTCAGGTTTAAATATTGGTTCATCTATTAAGTATAAAGGTTTTGAAGTAGGAAATGTAAGCGAAATCAAAATCAATCCAAATAATTCAGAAGAAATCCAAATCAATGTTCTAATAAAAAAAGGAACTCCTATAAAAGAAGATAATTACGCAATGTTAGGAAATTTAGGAATTACAGGACTTAAATATATTGAGCTTAAAGGTGGATCTAATGAATCTGCATTACTAAAAGAAAATAAAGATAGAGTAAAATTAATACCTTCACGAACATCTGCATTAACTTCTTTATTTGATTCAACACAGGATATTACAACTGAAGTTATGTTGGTTTTAAATCAAATAAAAAAAGTTTTAGATGATAAAAACATAGATAAGTTCTCACAATTTTTAGTAAAAGGTGAAAGTAGTCTTACAAATATTAATCAATTAACAGAATATTTAGTTGCCAATGAGAAAAAAATAGATGAGTTATTAGATGAAGTTTCAGGATTGGTAAAAAATGGTAATAACTCTTTAAAAGGTGTAAATAAAACAGCTGATAGTTTAACAAAAACTGCAAATTCTTTTAAAGAATTATCAACAGAATTACAAGCTGAATTAAAAAAAGGTTCATTTAACTTAAAAGAATTATCACAAGAGAGTTTTGATAAATTGGATAATGTTTTAAATAGTTTAGATGAAACTCTAATTCAAACACAAAAATTTGTTGATGATTTAAATCAAAGTCCAAGTGATTTAATCTTTAAACAAAAACCTATAAAATATGGTCCAGGAGAAATAGATGAGAAATAG
- a CDS encoding ABC-type transport auxiliary lipoprotein family protein — translation MRNSIKIFIYICVIGLLSACSLKQETYDTNTYAIDFKVIQSFKNSAKTIYVENPNVNKSFNSNSIFYTTKAYSFEEYALNRWIDKPSSMLHNNIAQTLETSNIFKNVLKEKSEIKFDYMLKTNVVSLYNSIESNNSFAVLSIKFDLVSNGEVLKTYTYNKKVLSQGNKPYDFVVAMNKAFEEVASDLNFQIYNLIK, via the coding sequence ATGAGAAATAGTATAAAGATTTTTATTTATATATGTGTAATAGGTCTTTTAAGTGCTTGTAGTTTAAAACAAGAGACCTATGATACAAACACTTACGCAATTGATTTTAAAGTAATACAGAGCTTTAAAAATAGTGCAAAAACAATATATGTAGAAAACCCAAATGTAAATAAGAGTTTTAATTCAAATTCAATTTTTTATACAACAAAGGCTTATTCATTTGAAGAGTATGCTTTAAATAGATGGATAGATAAACCATCTTCTATGCTTCATAATAATATTGCTCAAACACTTGAAACTAGTAATATATTTAAAAATGTTTTAAAAGAAAAATCAGAAATAAAGTTTGATTATATGCTTAAAACAAATGTAGTTAGTTTATATAATAGTATTGAAAGCAATAACTCTTTTGCTGTATTATCTATAAAATTTGATTTAGTATCAAATGGTGAAGTTCTAAAAACATATACTTATAATAAAAAAGTTTTATCACAAGGTAATAAACCTTATGATTTTGTGGTTGCTATGAATAAAGCTTTTGAAGAAGTTGCAAGTGATTTGAATTTTCAAATTTACAACTTAATCAAATAA
- a CDS encoding DUF1439 domain-containing protein has product MYLFKKTYIFTILSLILLFSGCIKKFDTDGLTLKIDERELNKTSEYFPIKQDFVFANIDIKQPNIFISNTNRLNANMNINLSTIFIPNAAGTFTLSGNPYFDKEKSAIFLKDIQIEELKFSNMNIDKNLTNLLFTNMKPVIDSIFSNIPVYTIDKSSFKGSFVKDVKIEDSELLVTFGL; this is encoded by the coding sequence ATGTATTTATTCAAAAAAACTTATATTTTCACTATCTTATCTTTGATTTTACTATTTTCTGGATGTATAAAGAAGTTTGATACGGATGGATTAACACTTAAGATTGATGAGAGAGAACTAAACAAAACATCAGAATATTTTCCAATAAAACAAGATTTTGTATTTGCAAATATTGATATAAAGCAACCAAATATTTTCATATCAAATACAAATAGACTAAATGCAAATATGAATATAAACTTATCAACTATTTTTATTCCAAATGCTGCGGGAACATTTACCCTATCTGGTAATCCATACTTTGATAAAGAGAAATCAGCAATTTTCTTAAAAGATATTCAAATTGAAGAGTTAAAATTTTCAAATATGAATATAGATAAAAATCTTACTAACTTGCTATTTACTAATATGAAACCAGTTATAGATAGTATTTTCTCAAATATCCCTGTTTATACAATAGATAAATCCTCATTTAAAGGCTCTTTTGTTAAAGATGTAAAAATTGAGGATTCAGAACTTCTAGTTACTTTTGGACTGTAA
- a CDS encoding AbrB family transcriptional regulator, with amino-acid sequence MPTMQNLRQMLLAIIIGALGSILFIYLHLPLPWLLGAIFTSSIAMRFQNIPILSPKIFSTPARIIIGLTIGSAFTPEILGNLHIYFFSILLIIPYTIIVAFAGMYYYYKVLHFDKRTAFFSSMPGGVIEMVILGEQLKANTSKITLVQSSRLLFIVLTLPFIIQYIFHIDISGNRLITIPLREVYLPDFFYLGIIGIIGAYTAKKLNVSAAYLIGPMVLSIIAFSSGFVHSKPPDELIKFVQVIFGTIIGFTFRGVTLKVILKTLIGTFGHFVILALVSAIFISIVYFAFDFPIISVLLAFSPGGQAEINLIAILVAANIPYITVHHIVRLFIVMNIAPLLAKRIKE; translated from the coding sequence ATGCCGACCATGCAAAACCTTCGACAAATGCTTCTTGCAATTATTATAGGTGCATTAGGTTCTATTTTGTTTATTTATCTTCACTTGCCACTTCCTTGGTTACTAGGAGCCATATTTACCTCATCAATTGCTATGAGATTTCAAAATATTCCCATACTTAGTCCTAAAATATTTTCTACTCCTGCTAGAATTATAATTGGACTTACTATTGGAAGTGCTTTTACTCCGGAAATTTTAGGGAATCTTCATATATATTTTTTTAGTATTTTACTTATTATTCCATATACTATAATTGTTGCATTTGCAGGAATGTATTACTACTATAAAGTTTTACACTTTGATAAAAGAACGGCCTTTTTTTCTTCAATGCCAGGTGGTGTTATTGAAATGGTGATTTTAGGGGAGCAGTTAAAAGCAAATACTTCTAAAATCACCCTAGTTCAATCTTCTAGACTTTTATTTATAGTTTTGACTCTTCCTTTTATTATTCAATATATTTTTCATATAGATATAAGTGGAAACAGATTAATTACTATTCCATTAAGAGAGGTATATTTACCTGATTTCTTCTATTTAGGAATTATTGGAATTATTGGAGCATACACAGCAAAAAAGCTAAATGTTTCAGCCGCTTATTTAATAGGCCCTATGGTTTTAAGTATTATCGCTTTTAGTAGTGGCTTTGTTCACTCTAAACCACCCGATGAGTTAATTAAGTTTGTACAAGTAATCTTTGGAACAATTATTGGATTTACATTTAGAGGTGTTACATTAAAAGTGATATTAAAAACTCTAATTGGAACTTTTGGCCATTTTGTTATACTTGCACTTGTAAGTGCTATTTTTATATCTATTGTTTATTTTGCCTTTGATTTTCCTATTATTTCAGTACTTCTAGCCTTTAGTCCAGGAGGACAAGCAGAAATAAATCTAATAGCTATTTTAGTTGCTGCAAATATTCCATATATTACCGTTCATCACATAGTTAGACTATTTATTGTTATGAATATAGCTCCTCTTTTAGCTAAAAGAATCAAAGAATAG